Within Halobacterium jilantaiense, the genomic segment CCTCGCGGCGTTCTGGGGGGAGAAGGGCTGGGACGCCTCCGTCACGCCGAACGACGACGGGACGTACCTCGTCGCCGGCGACAGGGACAACGGGAAACGCGGCCTCATCGGAGTCCGGCCGGCCGAGGACACGGAGGTCGACGCCTCCGAGGTGGAGGACTTCGCGGCGTTCTGCGAGCGGAAGGGCGTCGACGTCCGAGTGATGGCGACCCGCGGTCGATTCACGACGGGCGCGCGGAGCGCCGCGGACGCCGCCGACGTCCACCTCCTGGACCCGAACGAACTCGCGACGTCGGTCCGGGACGAGGACGCCGAACACCTCCTCGACGACTTCGAGACCGGCGGCGGCGGTGGTGGGCTGCTCGGCCGAATTCCGTCACTGCCGGTGTCCGTGCCGGCCGGTATCCCCGTGGTGCCGATTCTGGTGGCGGCGCTGGTGGTGGTGGCGGCCGTGTTCGTCGGGCCGACACTGCTGGGTTCGGTTCCGTTCATCGGGAACGGTAGCGGCGGCGGTGCGAGCGGACCGGCCGTGACGGCGCTGTCGCTGTCCGACGCGAACCAGACGGTCGCCGACGTGACGTGGGACGTTCGCACGCAGACGGACCTGGGGAACTACTCGGCACCGTCCGGGAAGACGTTCATCGTCGTGCAACTGAACGTGTCGTCGACCGGGAACGGGGACGTGGATTTGCGCGACGAGCACTTCGCGCTGGCGGTCAACGACACGTTCCGGTCGGTGCAGTCGTTCGAGAACGAGAGCCGGTCGTTCCGGTCGGCCCAGTTGCCGACGCTGGTGTCGTCCGGAGAGTCGGCGCGCGCCGTCGTGGTGTTCGTGGCACCGGAG encodes:
- a CDS encoding restriction endonuclease: MFEEMDESAFPEFLAAFWGEKGWDASVTPNDDGTYLVAGDRDNGKRGLIGVRPAEDTEVDASEVEDFAAFCERKGVDVRVMATRGRFTTGARSAADAADVHLLDPNELATSVRDEDAEHLLDDFETGGGGGGLLGRIPSLPVSVPAGIPVVPILVAALVVVAAVFVGPTLLGSVPFIGNGSGGGASGPAVTALSLSDANQTVADVTWDVRTQTDLGNYSAPSGKTFIVVQLNVSSTGNGDVDLRDEHFALAVNDTFRSVQSFENESRSFRSAQLPTLVSSGESARAVVVFVAPESFDGATLVETYEGPGLRFERADLAFDVA